A stretch of DNA from Lycium ferocissimum isolate CSIRO_LF1 chromosome 4, AGI_CSIRO_Lferr_CH_V1, whole genome shotgun sequence:
TTTCTCTGTTTACACCTAGGAATGGATCAGCACTGCAGAAACCAGCAAGTTTCATTCTTGACAATTTTAAGTACTCTGTTAACCCCATTGACGATTTCTCTCTTATTCGGCGTTGTATTAAAAACTTGCGTCTTCTGTTGTTGGTCTCCTCAAGAAATAACGTAGGCTATTCGCAACAACCTGCAAGGTTCAAGATTGAAAATTGTCgataattttcttcaagctaCCAAAGTTTAATAACAGAAAATTTTTATATTGCTTCCACTTTAGCATCGGTTACCAGTTGAAGGGGCTTGATCAGAACTTTGCCCTTGTAACTGACATGAAATTTTGCCTTAGCTAGCAATCCCTGCACCAAAATGAAATTGTTTAACTATATGCTAGTAACTGCTGCTGCTACTTATTAGTTGGCACAAACACCACCTAAACAGTTTAGTGAATCACTCGAAAAACCTCCTGGAATAGTCTCACCTCAGTATCGAATTCTCCTGATATAACGTCAACGTTTATGTCAGTAATGATCTTGACAAGGTCAACTATCAATCCAGGCCTGTCTGCTGATTCTACACAGAGTAAGCTGCAAAACAGAGACATTTTACTATCTTCAAGTTGTGCATTCAATGGATCACTTAATGAGGTTGATTATTAAGTCTAGCAGTATCAGGATGTACTGATCAAAATCAAGAAAGGGAAATGTTACCTTACCTTCTTTCAGGACCATCGTCATATACATGGATATGGGTTGCTATATCCACGTCAATCTGAAAATTTTCACCACGAACAAGAAAGTAAGTTTTAAGTTACTTGGTTGAGATATTAAAGTAAAAAACATCAAGCCTTGTTTCTGCATCAAACTTATATTGGGAGAAAGGTTTGAGTCATTACTAGCAATGCAAAGACGAAACCTGGCACATTtgacacccccccccccccccccaaaaaaaaccccaacAAACAAATACGCACCTTGACGCGTGCATGATGTTCAAAACAACAGAATAcaaacttgcattttcttgCTAATGTCATATGCACATTCAAGATGTGAATAGCATATGGAAGCAATTAACAACCTTCTGATATGGTTGAAAAGCACCAAAAGCTTCCCCCATAGCAAATCTGGAGCCCGATTCCTGCACCAGAAATTATGCAGTAAGAAGAAGCGGCTAAATATGAACCCCTGGGAAGGGTAGTGGATCAAGCAACTGATGCTCAACAACTTATCGAAGTTTCTACCGGGTGGTATTCCATCATATTATTGATGATCGTCAAACGAATTGCTTCAAGCAGCTCTGGATCATCGACCTTTCTACCCGTAGAACTAGAAACAAGTACCAATAGCAAAACAATCAGAATTTCAAACAAAAGATTCATTTCAAAGTGTTTTCTTATATCTGGCGACTGATAGTTTGAAAGGATCCACAACATGAACTTACGCTTTTGTGATGGCGAATTTGTTATGCTTCCCAGATGAATCAAGACAGACATTAGCCTTGACAACATTCAGCCCGAGGTTTTTTAGTGCATTCATCTGAAATACATTTTGCATATCAATACCAGAACTGGCAGGGGCAGCAATAATAGCACTCAACATGGGAAAATTCATAAATGGTCACATaactataatatttttttcaccaaagtcaCGTAACTATATTTCTTACAGAAAAATCATAACTTTCACCCtactaacacaaaagtcatAATTGTCGGAAAACCCAACCTTCCAATGAGTGATAATTTTTTACTCTACATTTTAATCATAAGAGTAACGGATTCTTACTGTGTCGAGAAGTGCCCCAAGGCGATCTCCAAAGGTAACCTCAACGACCGTTGCATCCGGATCTGAATCCAAATCGATTATAACTTTGGGTGTTGGAACTGCACTTGTCTCTTCTGCACTTCCATCCTGCTTGTCCATTTACATCAatcaaaaacatctcaaaatactaaaataaaaggaacaatTTTGAAAATTCAGTTAGTATGCTAGATACCTCCACAGCTGTAGCCGCGGATGCTTTTCGAATAATTGTACTCCCAGATAATGCTAATCTGAAAGAACAAAGTACATTGATTTCAATTGTTGCCCATCTAATAATGCTGACATTTCAAGACCATACAAATTAATGAACTTTAGGAagtcaataaatataataaggTTATAAAATTGTCCTTTCCTAATTGACCAATTGATCACATAGTTAGCCAGTCCTTTAGTAAAGCATTTATCCAGCTGCATGTCATATTTTCTGGTTAGGTTAAAGATATTAGCTGAAGGGTGACTCACGTACtggtaaacatatatatatatatatatatatttttttttttaaaaagggagaaAACAAGATTTCAAAATTACAATTGGAAAAGCTATTAATTATTGGTATTCCACAAtcaatagaattttttttttcagctaaGAAGAATTCAACCAAATTCCCAAATTCAGACAAAATGTAGCTTACCTCTTGGGTGTAATGTACAGTCTCTGAACTGGATTTAAAACTAAAGAGCCATTAAAGAAACTTGGACTTGAAATGGGTTGCCTCTCTATAACTTTTAAACTAGTACACATCCCACAAGAAACCATAGCCCAAGCCATTTTAGTTCAATAATATCAAGAAAGAACAGAGCTTTTAAAGAAGATGAACTACTGTACTAGAAAGTGGAAACTTTATTCCTATTCTTGGAATATATTTGAGAAATAAAGAGatttaagaaaatgaaactATGGGTACTAGAAAAAGAAGAGCCATCTGGTTTTAAGAGTAGAAGGAATCAGGTTCATTGTTCTAGTCTAGTAATCTCCGCTATTCTAATGCAAAGCCACCCATTATTGTCTTTAGTACTAGTACTATACTCCCTCCGTACTATTTTATATTCCCTCTTTTTTAGGctcgtttggacatggtttgaaatcatatttaatttagatattttaaaggatttttttttcttagaggCATAAAAGCACCTGAAGTTTTGAAAACTAttaaaatattctcaattcttatacaatcttaccaaatgagcaaagtCATagtataacaaaattaatacgctaattcataacaaacctaataaaaattaatacgagaagacctttctaaaaatacaatataaattgatcaaattttagttcaataaataaaattaaactatgggtctttttttacaaaattaaaaggttggtagacataaataaaatttggtggaagttaatgagattggtaaatgattgttaggggtaattgttaaaaatatctaccaacttatgaatttttttttataaaatataaacttatgggttaaattttaaatttttaaaagttaaaccatggtttcaaaccccaaatcatgcttttttggatgatttgggtttcaaatgcatgtccaaacgctggcTTGAAACCATGGCTTCAAaactcatggccaaacgcctacttaatttatatgaacttatttccttattaatttacgcaaaaaaaaataatctttttttacatttgaaaataatttacctttatgcaatgatttataacaATACAAAATCTATGTGATTTATTTAACACCAcaaatttaaaagtcttctctacTTTATTAAACTTTCTGCTCAGttaaacaattcacataaattgaaacggagggagtacaataCACGGGTGTTTGATGGGGTAGGAAGTTtacaaaataaaggaagattttttaaatttatgatctgaaataaattataaaaatttgtgtggttagaaattatttcattatgtataaaaataataaatttaaaattgaattggtactgaatatagaaaaatatttttttttttgaccgttaaaaaagaaagtgtatcGTAAATTGGGAAGGTCGAAACGGCGTTTATATGTCTAACAGCTTGACAAGCACAAATCTGTGGTCCTCTTTCGTCTTTGTTCAAGCTGAGCCTAACAAATCACTCTATTTTATCtttgtaattaatttttatatatactgGTAGCGTTAAAAAATATCCAGTGTATTCTAATTTGTTGTATTAAAGCTCTCTCTCAATTTATATGGCATTTTTCGCTTTTCGATATTCAAAATGCGAGaattttgaccaatattttaaaatctatttttaccaatttgatatgagaaaagttgcaacttataatacttttcatctagttttcaaatatgtaaattttaacCTTAAAacattgagttaatctaattcaatttagcttcaaaatttaatcaaattgactctcaaaaaagagaaaaatgccacataaattgagaatGGAGAGTAGTACTTAATGATTAATCTTATTTTAAGGGTAATAATACAATTTATTATGAACGATTATCTATAATTGTATATCTTcgttctaatttatgtgatgaTATTTCTTTTGTCCGATTGAATGACATGTTTTAATattcttaaataattttaatttaaactttttatAAGATGACTCTACATAAATACTGTACTTATTGCTCATTTTAGGGCCAAGTCTTTAaagttttcatttcttttttaaatttcatctACACTAAAATACTGCCAACACATAAACTAGAATGCAAAatgttttcaaatgattttataatataaaaattacagaTTTGAATATAGAAGTTAAATTCTTTTATCCTTACTCTTTTGGCTGAATCGTGTGAAGTTGTTTTTGAGTGAGTAAAAGTATatggtaaaaaaatattaatatcgGGTATTTATTTAAAACTAATAGATGCATAATACGTGTTTGaacataaatattattatttaatcataattaaatgttgtatatttttattttattaaattacttGACCATAATAAattgaattaatttggtatCAACGTTCATCAATGCAAATAATTATCAAGTTAGACTTTCGCAACTATCCAGGCTGGCCTCATCTTTACTTTCCACAAAAAGGGTGCAATAACATTGGCTAAAAAACATGGGCCCGCGGCatctcctttttgttttttgtttttttcattctttttccttttgtctTTACCTTCTTTTGTCTCACATATAAATATCTGTTGGAAATTGTATGGGTTTATACAAGCCAATTTACGACAATATATCTTAAATTAACTGTATAACTTAACCAGGACCTGCAGTGTAGTGTCGGATGTACATTAAGTTGTTTGTGGAGTAATTCGGTTTCGTCTCTTGTATGTCTCTGCTTTGGACTTAATTGGATTCTTCAAtttgtaagaaaaatatttcccatAGTAATTACTGAAGTCACTTTAAAATTATCTCGTTATAATACAAGGAAAgtctattaaaaataattacattagAAAATATTACAGTAATCGAAGAATCTAGCCGAGGCCAGTCTGTGTCAATTTCACAGTTGGTATAATTTCTTTTTgctaaaaaattgaattaaagaaaaaattatttccaataGTCTTTTTCCAAAAAACCTTGTTTCTGTTAGATGCATTTTTAATCCAAAACCAAATAATACACCACCGAGTAGTTGGTTGTGCTGGATAAAGTCCAATTTCATATCTTATGTCAGACTGACGCCttatttagttaaaaaaaaatcatgagaTAATAAGTTTTCACTCACTATTTAATGCGTTACATACACCTAACATTCCCTCTTTATTATAGACTGTGCTGCTCCTTTCTTTCCACCTCTGCTTGAGAAATTCATCATAATCATTCTTCAGTTGCTCTTCATACCAAATTTGTTTCACTGAGATTAAGCGCGAGTGTAGCTACTCAATCTCCTCCACTTCAAGGAAAATCCAAGAACCACGAGGCTCTTATTCTTCTGTAACCTCATCTCAATCTTGAGTTATACGAAGCTTGTCCACTTAAGCCTTCATTTCGTCACccatttttgaaaagaaaatttttcaCTTAAGAATTGAATTTCCTTCTCCATTCCAAACAAAGAGTTGATGAGATAGTTGTGTTTGGAAACAAATTTGTTGCTCATTAATTTCTTCattaacacccccccccccaaaaaaaaattgcctgTTATCAAAGTGCAAAATCCCGAAGATCGCCACTCTGAATTACAAATCACCTTTTACCTTCAATTTgtcaaagaaaaaaggaaagaagaagatatttccCGTTTCAAAGCCGCTTTAAAATTATCTCACTATAGTATAACGAAAATCtattatataagaaaatatgacaCTAATAGATTTCAGGGGTTCTATTTACTAAACGGAAACACTAATAAAAGAAGGTCGAATAGCCTGATAAACTTCTCtacttgtttgattttgatatcTCACCCGCTCATACTTCACGGAATTTTATCCGAATATTTGAAATGGGTCAAAATTAGTATTTTAAACCCCTCAGATCCCGTATATGCCTCAATCTCACTAATATGGAAGATACATCAGCATCCAGAGCCAATAATATTTGCCACATCGtttccttttttgaaaaaaaaaaaaaaacattttcttttaaaaaaaaaaatctcaaattcaTTCTACAACCACCCACTTGAAACTTCTACCAAAGTCTTAACGTAGAAAATGACCCATGCAGCCATTTTCCACCCAATCTAAACCAACAAAGTCCCTTCTCTTTCTCAAATGTACCCCTTACCAGAAGGTCCCTCCATTCATCTCCCTCTCCTCATTTTTGTTTTCACATAAAGATAATTTGTTGGAGACAACTTATTTTTACAGAAATGACCCTTCATGCAATAATTGAGTTAATCTATCCTTAGTAGTTAGTTCCTTAAAACCTTCATCAACTTGAGATACATGATTTCATAACTTCATTTTAATTTCATTAtcaagattttcttttcttttcttttaaggCGAAAATTGGTGCAAATCagaattttcatttaaaacttATCGGATTTGTTGGAGTCGCCGTTATGGAAAAAAGAACGATGTATCTGATACAGATTAGAGTGGGACATAATAGTGAAATTGAAATAGTTTGTTAGAAATagcatttaattaaatttttaaatgttACTTTCGACCCCAATAGATTTAAATGATACGGAGTAGTTATTTTAACTATACATTAGCcttgtattttcttttctgTCATTTCAATCCAAGTTATTTATGTCAGCTCAGCCAATCACGTCAGCTTAGTTGCTTGCCTTTTTCCCTCTTTGCCTAAATCACCTCTATATCATAGCTCAAGCAGCATAATGAATGAAGTATCTATTTTCCTTCGCTAGATTTTGCatgtttttcccttttcccttaCATGAGGTAGTATAAAATAGTAGAAATGGGCGCCACAAATGCCCGCAAAGCTATTTTACTGTCAAACCGTTTCTCTGTAAGTCACACTCTATAAAGCGGAAATCCTTCGACGTATGGTACAATGGTCATCACCGACTATGATGATCTCTTTGAAGGTGAAAAGCTAAACTAATTCATTAATGCGTCAGGCAGGCAGGACCCTAAGTGTTGCAAGGTGGAAGGCATTTTCGCACTATAGCAGACCTTGTAAACTACTATGGCACACACCAATCCTTCCAAAGGACAAGAAACTTAGGTGCACCGACTAtgaaaattatttcagaacacTGAGAGAATTGGCTCCATCCGGAGATTCTAGAATCACCACCAGGGATCTTACCAACACAACTATTGAGAAAAACTTGTCATTTCCAAAGTAAAGCTAAGAAGAGTTaagtttttattaaaaaagttatattatatataaaattggATTGTGAATTTTATTAGAATAATTATCGACTTTAAGCAAATCTTTTAATAgcttcatgttttattttttcttttaatcttttttattgaaatatttaatatgatttttgaCAATAAGTTTTTATCTAGTTTGAAGTACTGCCTGTGTTAAAGTTTTCATCTAGCTGGAGTCTTACTTATACTAGAAGACCTGTCTAGATTAGAGGTACGTATAGATGAGATTAGATGTCTTGACTATTATTGTttgctaaaatattttctt
This window harbors:
- the LOC132052283 gene encoding ACT domain-containing protein ACR11-like, coding for MAWAMVSCGMCTSLKVIERQPISSPSFFNGSLVLNPVQRLYITPKRLALSGSTIIRKASAATAVEDGSAEETSAVPTPKVIIDLDSDPDATVVEVTFGDRLGALLDTMNALKNLGLNVVKANVCLDSSGKHNKFAITKASTGRKVDDPELLEAIRLTIINNMMEYHPESGSRFAMGEAFGAFQPYQKIDVDIATHIHVYDDGPERSLLCVESADRPGLIVDLVKIITDINVDVISGEFDTEGLLAKAKFHVSYKGKVLIKPLQLVVANSLRYFLRRPTTEDASF